In the Brassica napus cultivar Da-Ae chromosome A7, Da-Ae, whole genome shotgun sequence genome, one interval contains:
- the LOC106356543 gene encoding peroxidase 72, with protein MAVSLNILIVALSLIAFSPLCLSSKAYGSGGYLFPQFYDHSCPKAQEIVQSIVAKAFAQDPRMPASLLRLHFHDCFVKGCDASILLDNSGTIISEKRSNPNRNSARGFEVIEEIKHALEQECPETVSCADILALAARDSTVITGGPSWEVPLGRRDARGASLSGSNNDIPAPNNTFQTILTKFKRQGLNLVDLVSLSGSHTIGNSRCTSFRQRLYNQSGNGKPDLTLNQYYASVLRKQCPRSGGDQNLFFLDLVTPFKFDNHYFKNLIMYKGLLSSDEVLFTKNRESKELVELYAENQEAFFEQFARSMVKMGNISPLTGARGEIRRICRRVNHAAY; from the exons ATGGCTGTATCATTGAACATTCTTATCGTAGCCCTCTCCCTTATCGCCTTCTCTCCTCTTTGTTTGAGTTCCAAAGCCTATGGAAGTGGCGGCTATCTCTTCCCTCAATTCTACGACCACTCATGTCCTAAAGCTCAAGAGATTGTTCAGTCAATTGTCGCCAAAGCCTTCGCACAGGATCCTCGCATGCCCGCCTCCTTGCTCAGACTCCATTTCCACGATTGTTTCGTCAAG GGATGTGATGCTTCCATACTACTGGACAACAGTGGAACCATAATCAGCGAGAAACGATCAAACCCTAACCGAAATTCAGCTCGTGGTTTCGAGGTCATCGAAGAGATCAAACATGCCTTAGAACAAGAGTGTCCTGAAACAGTTTCTTGTGCTGATATCTTGGCTCTAGCCGCTAGAGACTCAACCGTCATT ACAGGTGGACCGAGTTGGGAAGTACCTCTAGGAAGAAGAGACGCGAGAGGAGCAAGCTTGAGTGGTTCCAACAATGACATTCCTGCTCCCAACAACACTTTTCAAACTATCCTCACTAAATTCAAGCGTCAAGGCCTTAATCTTGTCGATCTTGTCTCCCTCTCTG GAAGTCACACCATTGGAAACTCAAGGTGCACAAGTTTCAGGCAGAGGTTATACAACCAGTCTGGCAACGGCAAGCCTGatctaaccctaaaccaatACTACGCCTCCGTGTTGCGTAAGCAATGTCCAAGATCCGGCGGTGACCAaaacctcttcttcctcgactTGGTGACACCCTTCAAGTTCGACAACCACTACTTCAAGAACCTCATCATGTACAAAGGGCTATTGAGCTCTGACGAGGTTCTGTTCACAAAGAACAGAGAGTCCAAGGAGCTGGTGGAGCTCTATGCTGAGAATCAAGAGGCCTTCTTTGAGCAGTTCGCGAGGTCGATGGTGAAGATGGGGAATATCTCTCCATTGACCGGCGCGAGGGGAGAGATCCGGAGAATCTGTCGGAGGGTTAACCATGCAGCTTATTAA